Below is a window of Mucilaginibacter sp. PAMC 26640 DNA.
TCCGGAATCCAGTTAGCTTTCAAAGCGTCGATAACCTCTTTGGCAATTTCTGTATCGCTTTTTCTGAAGTCGCTTGGAAATTTAATCGTAATGTCTTCAGCTACGGCCTTTACACCGGCAACACTTTTGGCAGCATTTTCTGCTTCCTGTTTTTTGAGGTAATTGTCTACGGTGCCTGTCAGCGTGATAACGCCATCTTTGGCGGTTACGCCAATTTCAGCGGCATTTAATAACGGTTCCCATTTGATCGCGTTTTCAACGTCTTGTTGTAATTCTTCATTTGTTCTCATTTTCGATGTTCTCAGGAGTTTTAATTTAATTGACTTCCTGATAGATCGAAGATGCGAACAATCAGTTGCCGGGGGAATGACGTCCGTCACCTTGTAATATGTTTGAGGACAGTTATATTTTACAGACCAAGCGATTCCGACACATTCGCCTACCATATTTCAACTATTAACAGTTGATTTTAATTTTTCTATTTCTTCGTTAAGGCCCACCAAAGCTTCCGTGAATTTACAACCCACGTGGGCATTTTCACCTACACAAATTTACCTCTACCGTATTACGCATTCGGACTGCGAATAGTTAAACTAGGCGAAAAGCAGAACGCGATGATCGCCTCGCCGGAAAAAGCACTTTGTGATAAGATCATCAGCACCTCTGGTTTACTGATCAGAAGTACGGTACAGGCGGGCATTTACCTGACACAAGACCTCCGAATGGAGGAATCAGCGCTGAAAGAGCTGGATACCAAAATAATGTCCGGCTGGCTGGATGCCGCTCCAAAAAAAGAAAGTTTAATAATGGTCATTAAAATGATGGAGAACTTATGATCAAAGAATGGTTAGAAGATTACAAACCGGCCAATCAACAGGAAGCCAAAGACGCCCTGCGGGAGATCATGCAGGATATCGCCTTGGCCGGGCTTTCCCGTACCGGCTTTTTTGAAAAGGCCGCTTTCTATGGTGGCACGGCGCTCCGGATTTTTACGGGCTTGACCACTTTTCGGAATCTCTTTGCCGGGAAAATGCATGCGCTCCTGTTCCGTAAATGGGGAACGAATGTAAAAGGTCGCGACTGGTATGATATGGAATGGTATATCCGCAAAGGTATACCGCTAAACCTGGCACATTTCGTCATCCGGGCGAAAGATAGCGGAGATTGGGATAGCGATATGATCGACGAAGCGAAGTTCAGGCAGTTGTTGAAGGAAAAATTGATAACGTAAAAATGGATTATGTGATCGCTGATATTCGCCGATTTATCCGTGACCCGAACGTCCTGAAGATTTGGTCTCCGCAGTATTTCCACGAACTGGTCAGCAAATTGAAGGTTACAGGTTAAGATTAGATCTCCAGGAAATCCACAAGAAAACTGAATAACAGGTCTGTGATCTCCGGCTTGATCTCTTTTCTGGCATTAGGATTAATGGTGACCTCTATCTTCGACGCGCTGCATAATATGGTATACATGACCGGCAACGTTATCTTTCTTATCCTAATGCCGTAGGTATCTGCCTTGCTGTCAATTTCAAGCACAAAATCTTTATCGACCTTATTTAAAGTCTCTTCAAAAGTGAACTTTATCATATTGCTTATGAACAAATCCTTCCGGAAATATTCAGGGTTACTGAAGGGCTTTTGTACATCGTCGCGACAATTGCACCACCACTTTTCTCACATATTAAAAGGATGTTGATGTTAAGCCTTACGGTTTTTATTTCTTATATCATAACAACCCTGTTTTACGAAAATAATGTCGTCTCTTTATAGTTTTTTTGCGTCAATGGCCAGCTTATCTGTGTATTTCATCATGTGTTAAATATAGAAATCCCATAGTGAGATTTTAAATAAACCACAGAAGCCAGCGTATATCTGATCCAGACGCAAGTAACAGCTTATTGTGATATCGAACATTATCAAATATGACGATAGTCATATCAGTAAGATCAATTATTTCGCAGATTTGATAGATGCCAAAAGGCAACATCACCTGATATGAAACAACTGATCATTCAATACTTCCCCCCCTTTCACCTTCTTATAGATCTCGCCAGGCAACTTTTAAACCAGTAGTCGGAAATGAAGATTTACATCAAGAACATGGTTTGCATTCGCTGCAAAATGTTGGTTAAACAACAGCTTAAAAAACTTTCAATTCCGTTTACGACAGTTGAATTAGGCGAAGTTGAACTACCCGGAGAAATCAATATTAAACAAGTGGCAGATTTTAAAACCGTTTTGCAAAAGTTTGGTCTGGATATTTTGGATGACAGGAAAAGCCTGCTTATAGAAAATATAAAAAAAGTGATCATTGAATTGATCCATTATCAGGAAGAACCCATCAAGCTCAAGTTTTCGGAACATCTCAGTGAAAAACTAAACTACGATTATAACTACATGTCCAATCTATTTTCAGAAATTGAAGGTGTGAATGTTGAGCACTATATGATCACTCATAAAATTGAAAAAGTAAAAGAATTGTTGATTTACGATAAGCTTTCGCTTACAGAAATATCCTATAAAATGCAATACAGTAGTGTGGCTCACCTGTGCAATCAATTCAAAAAAATAACCGGCTTAACACCTACCCATTTTAAAAAGGTCAAAGAGCAATCAAACTGAGTATCATTGTACCATAGTTTTCACCCCGTTATATTTAATATATTAAAATAGACAGTTATTGTTTCGATCACTTTTTTCACTTCTCCAACATCTTTCATTTTGATACAGGCTACTGCGGTTATAGTGGCTGTGTATTCATTACCGCCCTTAAAAATTGCATAACCGATGACTATAGTTTCTTGAATTCTATGCCAAGCGCTTGGTAAAGCTTGTAAATTCAGTAAGCTTTATCTATCCCGGCCTTTGTAATGTCGATAGAAGAGCACTACCAATTTTATAGAAAAATCGGGAAGTGATATTTCCGATAAATCTTTAAACGCCTTTCTTTTAGCCAATCCGCATCATGATCTTTTTCCACCTCAAGCGGAGCCTCCTGTCCCAATGCGGAAAAAGTGATCTGGCTTCCTCTGTCTTCAATCGGCTCAACCCAGATCTGTTCCCTTTTTAATCCTGATAGATTTACCGCTTCCTTTAAGTTTTCAATAATCGTTTTCTTTTGTTCGACTGTTAAAATTTCAGCGTATAACATTTTCCAACAAGATCTGTTCTGGTAATATTTAGAGCCCCATGTAGGTAGGAGAACGAGATTTTTAACTATTGCGTTTGCGATAAAACAGACAAAATCTGCCTTTGAATTGCAGCCAGTCTCCAACTGAATAGCAACTTAAGCAAGCTGATGTAAATGATTTAAGAGCTCACCCTTTCAGCATCAATCGCTGCTTTAATTTCTGCCAGTGAACCGTTCAGGTCAAAAACGATCAGTTTGTTTAATATGATAAAAACTATATTTTATTTTTTTCTAGTGCACTATCATAATCGCTCCTTCACGCACCTTGATTGCAGACAACACGGTAAAGCAACGCCCTTTGCGCGGCCTGCACAATAGCTACTTTTCCTTTCCAAATTTCCAAAGCAGGCTACTGCCCCCCCATGCAAAAGTAAAAGCTACAGCCCAAGGCAATTTGTCTTTAAACCGAACAGGCATCGCGTTTAAATGCTGTATGGCCACTACTGCATCCTTGCCTACGGACAGAAAGGCGATCCCCGAAACAGCCGCTGGAACGAAACGTATCAGGGATATTATGATGGCATACGCCACTTCACGAACCGTTCCCTGCATGGCACATTCTAATCCGGGCTCGAACATGGTTGGTTTCAGTAGCATTCCTTCCAGCATTACATTTTGTAAATCCAATGCTTCAAAAACCGCGCAATACCTGCTTCTTAACTTCTCCACAACGTTGCAGGGTATATTTTCCGTCAATTAATACTTCCGGCTCCACTAAACGTAACAATCACGCTTCCTGGCACAATGCAACGTGGCGGGCAAGCACCTGTGCATTTGCACTAACACATCCCTTTGCAGGCAGGCTACCGCCGGATCAAGATCACCCGTACGGCTGCCCATCGGTATAACTGAAGCGTTCGAAAACCTCATGCTGGTATCGATACACTGATTACCTTCTACCGCCGCCAGGCTTGCGCCGTTGCCCAAATGGGCCAGGATCACCCAGTCGGTATTGGTAACGTTCTACTCATCTAAGTTGCTCCATCAGGTATGCCTACGAAAGGGCGTGAAAGGCATATCGCCTGATTCCGGGCTTTTGATATTTCCGGGAAATTTCCAATAATTTTGCAACCTGGGGCATTGCTGCATGGAAAGAATTATCAAAGCATGCTACCTGACCTACTGCAGGATAACGGGCTTAAATAATCGTATCATTTTTATCTCCTGCGGCAGATGTTCAGGGTTATAGCTACTGATCTTTTGAGATCGTCAAGCAAATCCGGTGTAACCTTTTAAGGCTTTGAAGGTTCTCTGCAATTCACAACCCGGTGGACGATCGCGACAACTAACGAAAAATCTAACTACTTTACCAGCCAATCCATCAGCCGTTGCATTACCGCATACTGCGCGCATGCGAAAATTAACCTTGCAATGTTATCGGTTGGTACTGATCTGAAAATTCAAGTTGATTTGCTTTCTTGCGATATCCGCTATCTCACCAGAAAAAGATAACGTTAAAGTAGTAGCATCAATTTTAAAGAACGCGAACTTTACATTTGATGAACCGCCATTGACCGTTAAAGCACAATTTTTATTTTTAATCACCGGCTCATTCATATCCGCTTTTTATAATGGTTTGGATCATTTTAAAACGGCCGTTTGGTTTAATGTAATTTGGCAGGTGAGCAGGTATAACGATACCCATGCCCGTTTCTAAATGACTGGAAACGTCATCTATAACGATCTCGGCTTTGCCTTCGATAATTTGAGCAAAAGTATCAAACGGACTGGTCTTTTCTGTCGACCCCTGGCCGCTATCAAAAGACATAATACTGATATTGCCGGTGGACTTTTTAATAATGGTTTTGATGACCACCGCGTTAGGCACATATTCAATGATCTTTACAATAATATGTGCCTTGGCGGTTTCAAGTTCGGCGTGATCTGTTTGCTTATTTTCCATAGTTCAAATTCTTATTACCGCTGATAAAAGCATAAATTCATTTTCAAACCTGCCCTCCCCTGTTAATTATTGGGAATTCGATCTGCTATTTATTAGCATATAAAGATG
It encodes the following:
- a CDS encoding AraC family transcriptional regulator, whose product is MKIYIKNMVCIRCKMLVKQQLKKLSIPFTTVELGEVELPGEINIKQVADFKTVLQKFGLDILDDRKSLLIENIKKVIIELIHYQEEPIKLKFSEHLSEKLNYDYNYMSNLFSEIEGVNVEHYMITHKIEKVKELLIYDKLSLTEISYKMQYSSVAHLCNQFKKITGLTPTHFKKVKEQSN
- a CDS encoding cupin — protein: MENKQTDHAELETAKAHIIVKIIEYVPNAVVIKTIIKKSTGNISIMSFDSGQGSTEKTSPFDTFAQIIEGKAEIVIDDVSSHLETGMGIVIPAHLPNYIKPNGRFKMIQTIIKSGYE